From Rhodococcus sp. B7740, one genomic window encodes:
- a CDS encoding GntR family transcriptional regulator → MTSPRRVYELIRSGIRRGTMPHDEVLSEQHLIETLGATRNAVRKALQMLADDGVVLRARRAGTSIAHDIVAVRDGEVGPRAWAGMPDEGRLTVETLECRRITAPGVIQEFIGADVESVILLEQIGRMNGKPLYLRVGYCITDFDIDEFTERIESNHSEFPPIAVAHHRIFGTTYGGSSSVVEAISCQERAAELLEMQVGSPVLLRELITRDTDGRPSELSFTHFRADRVAIIGSTVTAGTTTLN, encoded by the coding sequence GTGACCTCGCCCCGCCGTGTGTACGAGCTGATTCGCTCGGGAATCCGGCGAGGCACGATGCCCCACGACGAGGTTCTCTCCGAACAGCATCTCATCGAGACATTGGGCGCGACGAGAAACGCTGTGCGTAAGGCTCTTCAGATGCTCGCCGATGACGGCGTCGTCCTGCGGGCGCGTCGAGCAGGAACGTCGATCGCCCACGACATCGTGGCCGTCCGCGACGGCGAAGTGGGTCCGAGGGCGTGGGCCGGGATGCCGGACGAGGGCCGGCTGACGGTGGAGACCCTCGAATGCAGGCGCATCACTGCACCTGGGGTGATTCAGGAGTTCATCGGTGCCGACGTGGAATCGGTGATCCTGCTCGAGCAGATCGGCCGGATGAACGGGAAGCCGCTCTATCTGCGGGTCGGCTACTGCATCACGGACTTCGACATCGACGAATTCACCGAGCGCATCGAGAGCAACCACTCGGAGTTCCCGCCGATCGCAGTTGCCCATCACCGAATCTTCGGCACCACCTACGGTGGCAGTAGTTCCGTCGTGGAAGCCATCTCGTGTCAGGAACGAGCAGCCGAGCTGCTCGAAATGCAGGTGGGATCACCGGTACTGTTGCGCGAGTTGATCACTCGAGATACCGACGGCCGGCCGTCCGAGCTCAGCTTCACTCACTTCCGAGCAGACCGAGTAGCGATCATCGGATCGACCGTCACCGCCGGCACCACCACGCTGAACTGA